One genomic segment of Ipomoea triloba cultivar NCNSP0323 chromosome 9, ASM357664v1 includes these proteins:
- the LOC116029590 gene encoding uncharacterized protein LOC116029590 — MSQDDSQNVFAHDYDDLIEDEFCVSEGGSPNRSDDAQQVRARPVAPTQSVPSQILLKKRKIQTDDSTSSKVKETSTSKSITPSGDYVELDPKGAFATPVEISPKEEEQLADLIGEGIRYEVDRRLTNIVSCHYKKWIGVHLDSLKAGMRIPLDPFLVDFVNYYGIVPSQVAPNGHRILACFPQICARHQVPCTIDLFNFLHLVKTMGKNCHPSFVIIQCRGLFGKVSGLPDNNRKWRGKFLRVFLKDGVPFKNEWSRRMRKCVLPPETLEIKDAVEKISSECYSWDNYHSPEALAAAHLPPPMYGVQRQVVPDGHLAMDLDPDLEEFVGAGGKSSFGIDQSQSSKITLKRKSAPSDHHETDQLPIGPPPSSSSIAPVPSTSLGKRSW, encoded by the exons ATGTCGCAAGATGATAGCCAAAACGTTTTTGCCCatgattatgatgatttgaTTGAGGATGAATTTTGTGTGTCCGAGGGTGGGTCACCGAATCGTTCTGACGATGCTCAACAAGTGAGGGCTCGTCCTGTCGCCCCCACACAATCTGTCCCTTCACAAattcttttgaagaaaaggaaaatccaAACGGACGACTCCACTTCGAGCAAGGTGAAAGAAACCTCGACGAGCAAAAGTATCACGCCAAGTGGTGATTACGTCGAGTTGGATCCCAAAGGAGCTTTTGCCACTCCGGTTGAAATATCTCCCAAGGAggaggagcaacttgcagatTTGATTGGAGAAGGGATCCGTTACGAGGTTGACCGACGCCTGACTAACATCGTTTCTTGTCATTACAAGAAATGGATAGGTGTCCATCTGGATTCGCTGAAAGCTGGTATGCGTATCCCCCTTGATCCTTTCCTTGttgattttgtgaattattatgGCATAGTTCCAAGCCAAGTGGCGCCAAATGGTCATCGTATACTTGCGTGCTTCCCTCAAATTTGTGCACGTCATCAAGTTCCTTGCACGATCGATTTGTTCAACTTCCTCCATCTTGTAAAGACTATGGGGAAGAATTGCCACCCCAGCTTCGTGATCATTCAATGTCGCGGGTTGTTTGGAAAAGTTTCTGGTCTGCCTGATAACAACCGTAAGTGGAGGGGGAAGTTTCTTCGAGTGTTTTTGAAAGACGGGGTGCCTTTCAAAAATGAGTGGTCTCGTCGAATGCGCAAGTGCGTGCTACCACCTGAGACTTTAGAGATCAAGGATGCAGTCGAGAAGATTTCATCGGAGTGCTATTCTTGGGATAATTATCACTCTCCAGAGGCATTGGCTGCAGCTCATCTACCCCCTCCGATGTATGGGGTTCAACGTCAGGTTGTCCCAGATG GTCATCTAGCAATGGACCTTGACCCTGACCTTGAGGAATTTGTAGGTGCTGGGGGGAAGTCGTCATTCGGTATTGATCAGTCTCAATCATCGAAGATCACTCTGAAAAGGAAGTCCGCACCATCTGACCACCACGAGACCGACCAGTTACCCATTGGACCCCCTCCGTCTAGTTCTTCTATCGCTCCAGTTCCTTCTACGTCATTGGGCAAGC GTTCCTGGTAG